A region from the Rhodopseudomonas julia genome encodes:
- a CDS encoding NAD(P)/FAD-dependent oxidoreductase — protein sequence MSFDALILGGGPAGSTAAIALSRRGWKVALIEKAEFPRRKVCGEFVSATSLAVIEAVGLGEEWKARAGPEVRRVALFSGERVVTARMPAAHGAGFGRALGRDVLDDLLVQEAVRAGATLFQPFCATEVTPNGDRQAVTIASRKEDMTLSAPIVIAAHGSWEPGRLPSQLEKTNRPSDLLGFKAHFSAARLDADLMPLLVFPGGYGGMVWADRGRLSLSLCIRRDAFAELRQEAGGGSASEAVHRHLLASCRGVREAIGEAQLQGRWLAAGPIRPGMRVRYRDDIFRIGNVAGESHPVIAEGISMAMQSAWLLAEELEAIDPAKRDERDAAGRRYSRRWREQFGARILAASAIAGFAVRPVGARLMGGAIEALPALLTLGARLSGKTKPLGISAFETA from the coding sequence ATGAGCTTCGATGCACTCATCCTCGGCGGCGGACCGGCCGGCTCCACTGCGGCGATTGCGCTATCGCGCCGGGGCTGGAAGGTGGCGCTTATCGAAAAGGCGGAATTCCCGCGCCGAAAAGTCTGCGGCGAGTTCGTCTCCGCCACCAGCCTAGCCGTCATCGAGGCGGTCGGCCTCGGTGAGGAATGGAAAGCGAGAGCCGGGCCGGAGGTGCGGCGGGTCGCGCTCTTCTCAGGCGAGCGCGTCGTGACGGCGAGAATGCCGGCGGCCCATGGGGCCGGGTTCGGCCGCGCGCTCGGCCGTGACGTGCTCGATGATCTTCTGGTGCAGGAGGCGGTGCGGGCGGGGGCAACGCTCTTCCAGCCTTTTTGTGCCACCGAGGTGACCCCGAATGGCGACAGGCAGGCGGTGACGATCGCCTCGCGGAAAGAGGATATGACCTTGTCCGCCCCGATCGTCATCGCCGCACACGGCTCCTGGGAGCCGGGCCGGCTGCCGAGCCAGCTTGAAAAGACGAACCGGCCTTCGGATCTCCTCGGCTTCAAGGCGCATTTTTCTGCGGCGCGGCTCGACGCGGATCTGATGCCGCTTCTCGTCTTTCCGGGGGGCTATGGGGGGATGGTCTGGGCGGATCGTGGCCGGCTTTCGCTGTCGCTCTGCATCCGCCGGGACGCGTTCGCCGAGCTGCGGCAGGAGGCTGGCGGCGGCTCGGCCTCGGAGGCGGTGCACCGGCATCTCCTCGCGTCCTGCCGCGGCGTGCGCGAGGCGATCGGCGAGGCGCAACTTCAAGGTCGATGGCTTGCGGCCGGGCCGATCCGGCCCGGCATGCGCGTCCGCTACCGGGACGACATTTTCCGCATCGGCAATGTCGCGGGGGAATCGCATCCGGTAATCGCGGAGGGGATTTCGATGGCGATGCAATCGGCCTGGCTTCTCGCCGAGGAGCTTGAGGCGATCGATCCGGCGAAACGCGACGAACGCGACGCAGCCGGCCGCCGCTATTCCCGCCGCTGGCGCGAGCAGTTCGGCGCACGCATCCTCGCCGCGTCCGCCATCGCCGGGTTCGCAGTTCGACCAGTGGGCGCGCGACTGATGGGGGGTGCGATCGAAGCGCTGCCCGCCCTCCTCACGCTCGGCGCGCGGCTTTCCGGGAAGACGAAGCCTCTCGGGATTTCTGCATTCGAGACCGCGTGA
- a CDS encoding ABC transporter ATP-binding protein codes for MVEAETAASPAANAAPPKPAPTGAVIATSGLSLTFQTADGPVQALADIDLAIHRGEFVSLIGPSGCGKTTLLRVIADLEQPTSGEITVNGVSPDAARRERSYGYVFQAAALYPWRTIAKNVALPLEIMGLPKAEQQKRVKKNLDLVNLAGFERKFPWQLSGGMQQRASIARALAVEPDLLLMDEPFGALDEIVRDHLNEQLLQLWAKTNKTIVFVTHSIPEAVFLSSKIVVMSPRPGRIYDVIDCGLPRDRGLDIRETPEFLAIAHRVREGLRAGHSYED; via the coding sequence ATGGTCGAAGCTGAAACCGCGGCCTCACCGGCCGCGAACGCCGCACCACCCAAACCGGCACCCACCGGTGCCGTCATCGCCACCTCCGGCCTGTCCTTGACCTTTCAGACGGCCGACGGCCCCGTCCAGGCGCTTGCCGACATCGATCTTGCGATCCATCGCGGCGAGTTCGTCTCGCTGATCGGCCCGTCCGGTTGCGGCAAGACCACCTTGCTGCGCGTCATCGCCGATCTCGAACAGCCGACGTCGGGTGAGATCACCGTCAACGGCGTCTCGCCCGATGCGGCGCGGCGCGAGCGCTCCTACGGCTATGTCTTTCAGGCGGCGGCGCTTTATCCCTGGCGCACCATCGCCAAAAACGTCGCTTTGCCGCTCGAAATCATGGGTCTGCCGAAGGCGGAACAGCAGAAGCGGGTCAAAAAGAACCTCGATCTCGTCAACCTGGCGGGGTTTGAGCGCAAATTTCCCTGGCAGCTTTCCGGCGGCATGCAGCAGCGTGCCTCCATCGCCCGCGCTCTTGCCGTGGAACCGGATCTTCTCCTGATGGACGAGCCTTTTGGCGCGCTCGACGAGATCGTCCGCGATCACCTCAACGAACAGCTCTTGCAGCTCTGGGCCAAGACCAACAAGACCATCGTCTTCGTCACCCATTCGATCCCCGAAGCGGTGTTTCTGTCCTCGAAGATCGTCGTCATGTCGCCGCGTCCGGGCCGCATCTACGACGTCATCGATTGCGGCCTGCCCCGCGACCGCGGCCTCGACATCCGCGAGACGCCGGAATTCCTGGCAATCGCCCACCGCGTCCGCGAAGGCCTCCGCGCCGGCCATTCCTATGAGGACTGA
- a CDS encoding NAD(P)-dependent oxidoreductase, whose product MNQILSGLPATTPAGEADICAARLNVEDYLKNFSDLHPPLSPHEALVEADRCYFCFDAPCTEACPTSIDIPLFIRQIQAHNPKGAAETIFEQNILGGMCARVCPVETLCEEACVRNLAEDKPVKIGFLQRFATDAMMAAGEHPFVRAAPTGKRIAIVGAGPAGLSCAHRLAMRGHDVTIFEAREKPGGLNEYGIAAYKTPDGFAQKEVKFLLEIGGITIETGKALGRELNLDGLKAEYDAVFLGLGLAGVNALGPDGEDASGSADAITWISDLRQTADLATLPIGRRVVVIGGGMTAVDAAVQSKLLGADEVTIVYRRGPDAMKASGFEQELAQTKGVTIRHWAKPKRLLAENGHVAGIELERTREEAGRLAGTGETFVLAADMVFKAIGQTFLPASLDGAAEAITLDGGRIQVDEERRTSVAGVWAGGDCVLGGEDLTVAAVEDGKVAAESIHRALMG is encoded by the coding sequence GTGAACCAGATCTTGTCAGGCCTGCCGGCAACAACACCAGCCGGCGAAGCGGACATTTGTGCCGCGCGTCTAAATGTTGAAGATTATCTGAAGAATTTTTCTGACCTGCACCCGCCGCTTTCCCCACACGAGGCATTGGTGGAAGCGGACCGTTGCTACTTTTGTTTCGACGCGCCCTGCACCGAGGCCTGTCCGACCTCGATCGATATCCCACTCTTCATCCGTCAGATCCAAGCGCATAATCCGAAAGGCGCCGCGGAAACGATTTTCGAGCAGAACATTCTAGGTGGCATGTGCGCCCGGGTCTGCCCGGTCGAGACGCTCTGCGAAGAGGCCTGCGTCCGAAATCTCGCCGAGGACAAGCCGGTGAAGATCGGCTTCCTGCAGCGCTTTGCGACCGATGCGATGATGGCGGCAGGCGAGCACCCCTTTGTGCGCGCCGCGCCAACCGGCAAGCGCATCGCCATCGTCGGCGCGGGCCCGGCCGGCCTCTCCTGCGCCCATCGGCTCGCCATGCGCGGTCACGACGTCACGATCTTCGAGGCGCGCGAGAAACCGGGCGGCCTCAACGAATACGGCATCGCCGCCTACAAGACGCCAGACGGGTTCGCCCAGAAGGAAGTCAAATTTCTTCTGGAGATCGGCGGCATCACCATCGAAACCGGCAAGGCGCTCGGGCGTGAGCTCAACCTCGATGGTTTGAAGGCCGAATACGATGCCGTCTTCCTCGGCCTCGGCCTTGCAGGCGTCAACGCGCTCGGCCCCGACGGCGAGGACGCATCGGGCTCCGCCGACGCCATCACCTGGATCTCCGATCTGCGCCAGACCGCCGACCTCGCGACGCTGCCGATCGGCCGCCGCGTCGTCGTCATCGGCGGCGGCATGACGGCGGTCGACGCAGCCGTTCAGTCAAAACTCCTCGGCGCCGACGAGGTCACCATCGTCTACCGACGCGGTCCGGACGCGATGAAGGCCTCCGGCTTCGAACAGGAGCTCGCCCAGACGAAGGGTGTCACCATCCGCCATTGGGCCAAGCCGAAGCGCCTCCTCGCCGAGAACGGTCACGTGGCCGGCATCGAGCTGGAGCGAACCCGCGAAGAGGCCGGCAGGCTTGCCGGGACGGGCGAGACCTTCGTGCTCGCCGCCGACATGGTGTTCAAGGCGATCGGACAAACCTTTCTGCCTGCTTCGCTCGACGGCGCGGCCGAAGCCATCACGCTCGATGGCGGCCGCATTCAGGTCGACGAGGAACGCCGCACCTCCGTCGCCGGCGTCTGGGCCGGCGGCGACTGCGTCCTCGGCGGCGAAGATCTCACCGTCGCCGCCGTCGAAGACGGCAAGGTCGCTGCCGAGAGCATCCACCGCGCATTGATGGGGTAA
- a CDS encoding methyltransferase domain-containing protein, with protein MSGLALRQIEPEILDQLPETDPRAVASRRDLKRVNAIMAQARITASLLRANLVKPPRRILEIGAGDGTFMLKVAERLAPDWRDIELVLVDRLHLVSDTSFAAFGALGWKVRTVQADVFAYVDENADQCFDAVTANLFLHHFNDGELCRLFAGLSQIAPVFVATEPLRGSLPLLSAGMLWAIGANDVTRHDAAVSVRAGFAGEELSALWPQEPPFELQERRRGLFTQTFVARRGEAPGA; from the coding sequence GTGAGCGGTCTCGCCCTTAGGCAGATCGAACCGGAAATCCTCGACCAGCTTCCGGAGACGGACCCGCGGGCGGTTGCCTCGCGGCGCGACCTGAAGCGGGTCAATGCGATCATGGCGCAGGCCCGGATCACCGCGAGCCTGTTGCGGGCGAACCTCGTAAAGCCGCCGCGGCGCATCCTGGAGATCGGCGCCGGCGATGGGACGTTCATGCTGAAAGTCGCCGAAAGGCTCGCGCCCGATTGGCGGGATATCGAACTCGTTCTCGTCGACCGACTGCATCTCGTGAGCGATACGAGCTTTGCCGCCTTCGGCGCGCTCGGCTGGAAGGTGCGGACCGTCCAGGCCGATGTCTTCGCCTATGTGGATGAAAATGCGGACCAGTGCTTCGACGCGGTCACGGCGAACCTCTTCCTGCACCATTTCAACGACGGCGAGCTTTGCCGTCTGTTTGCCGGCCTTTCCCAGATCGCGCCGGTCTTTGTCGCGACGGAGCCGCTCCGCGGTTCGCTGCCTCTCCTCTCGGCGGGGATGCTTTGGGCGATCGGGGCGAACGACGTCACGCGCCATGATGCGGCGGTGAGTGTGCGGGCAGGTTTTGCAGGTGAGGAGCTTTCGGCGCTGTGGCCGCAAGAGCCTCCCTTCGAGCTTCAGGAGAGGCGACGCGGCCTCTTCACCCAGACCTTCGTGGCGCGACGGGGCGAGGCTCCTGGCGCATGA
- a CDS encoding Zn-dependent hydrolase, translated as MAETTGGNAVDSNLRINADRLWNSIHEMAEIGPGLRGGNNRQTLTDDDAEGRRLFKKWCDEAGLSMGIDEMGTMFARREGTDPDALPVYVGSHLDTQPTGGRYDGVLGVLGALEAVRSLNDLNIKTKHPIVVVNWTNEEGARFAPAMLASGVFAGVHTLDYAYGRKDLEGKTFGEELARIGWKGDETVGARKMHAYYELHIEQGPILEAENKEIGVVTHCQGLWWLEFTLTGKEAHTGSTPMAMRVNAGLAMARIFEMVQKVAMDAQPNAVGGVGQVTFQPNSRNVLPGKVVFTVDIRTVDQEKLDGMRARIEKEAADICSEIGVGCEVEAVGHFDPVTFTPELVATVRKAAETLGYAHMDIVSGAGHDACWAAKVAPATMVMCPCVDGLSHNEDEDISKEWAEAGANVLFHAVLETAEIVS; from the coding sequence ATGGCAGAAACCACAGGGGGGAATGCTGTGGACTCCAATCTGCGGATCAATGCCGACCGGCTGTGGAACTCCATCCACGAAATGGCCGAGATCGGACCGGGCCTGCGCGGGGGCAACAACCGCCAGACCTTGACCGATGACGACGCCGAGGGGCGTCGCCTGTTCAAGAAATGGTGCGACGAGGCCGGCCTTTCGATGGGGATCGACGAGATGGGGACGATGTTCGCCCGTCGCGAAGGCACCGACCCGGATGCCCTGCCCGTCTATGTCGGATCGCATCTCGACACCCAACCGACCGGCGGCCGCTATGACGGCGTTCTGGGCGTGCTCGGCGCGCTGGAAGCCGTGCGTTCGCTCAACGACCTCAACATCAAGACGAAGCACCCGATCGTCGTCGTCAACTGGACGAACGAGGAAGGTGCGCGCTTTGCCCCGGCGATGCTCGCCTCCGGCGTCTTCGCCGGCGTTCACACGCTCGATTACGCCTATGGCCGCAAGGATCTCGAAGGCAAAACCTTCGGCGAGGAACTCGCCCGCATCGGCTGGAAGGGCGACGAGACAGTCGGCGCGCGCAAGATGCACGCCTATTACGAGCTTCACATCGAGCAGGGTCCGATCCTCGAAGCCGAGAACAAGGAGATCGGCGTCGTCACCCATTGCCAGGGCCTGTGGTGGCTGGAATTCACGCTGACCGGCAAGGAAGCCCATACCGGCTCGACGCCGATGGCGATGCGCGTCAATGCCGGTCTCGCCATGGCCCGCATCTTTGAGATGGTGCAGAAGGTGGCGATGGACGCCCAGCCGAACGCCGTCGGCGGTGTCGGCCAGGTGACGTTCCAGCCGAACTCCCGCAACGTCCTGCCCGGCAAGGTCGTCTTCACCGTCGATATCCGCACCGTCGATCAGGAGAAGCTCGACGGCATGCGCGCCCGCATCGAGAAGGAGGCGGCCGATATCTGTTCCGAGATCGGCGTCGGCTGCGAGGTGGAGGCGGTTGGCCATTTCGATCCGGTCACCTTCACGCCCGAGCTCGTCGCCACCGTGCGCAAGGCCGCCGAAACGCTCGGTTACGCCCACATGGACATCGTGTCGGGCGCCGGCCACGACGCCTGCTGGGCGGCGAAGGTCGCCCCCGCCACCATGGTCATGTGCCCCTGCGTCGACGGCCTGTCGCACAATGAAGACGAAGACATCTCCAAGGAATGGGCCGAGGCCGGCGCCAATGTCCTCTTCCACGCAGTACTCGAAACAGCGGAGATTGTGAGCTGA
- the rutR gene encoding HTH-type transcriptional regulator RutR — translation MLDDAISNVKRTRIQTVNREAILQAALSVFSAYGYRGATLDEIAEKAGMSKPNLLYYFPRKKSLYVAVLEETLAQWLAPLATMKADGDPADELSRYIDAKIAMSRDNPAASRLFASEILQGGGAITEFLHGPLKAIVDEKSRIIADWVAAGRLRPVDPRHLIFMIWATTQHYADFDVQVRAVLASDDETRFDVASETARRVILEGLLPR, via the coding sequence ATGCTGGATGATGCCATCTCCAACGTGAAGAGAACGCGCATTCAGACCGTCAATCGCGAAGCCATTCTGCAGGCAGCGCTTTCCGTCTTTTCCGCCTATGGTTATCGCGGAGCCACGCTCGACGAGATCGCCGAAAAGGCGGGGATGTCGAAGCCCAACCTTCTTTATTACTTTCCACGCAAGAAGAGCCTTTACGTCGCGGTCCTCGAAGAGACGCTGGCGCAATGGCTCGCCCCGCTCGCCACGATGAAGGCCGATGGCGATCCGGCCGACGAGCTGTCGCGCTATATCGATGCCAAGATCGCCATGTCGCGCGACAATCCGGCGGCGTCGCGGCTTTTTGCGAGCGAGATCCTGCAAGGCGGCGGTGCCATCACCGAATTCCTGCATGGGCCGTTGAAGGCGATCGTCGATGAGAAATCCCGCATCATTGCCGATTGGGTCGCGGCCGGCCGCCTCCGGCCGGTCGATCCCCGCCATCTCATTTTCATGATCTGGGCGACGACCCAGCATTATGCCGATTTCGATGTCCAGGTGCGCGCCGTTCTCGCCTCCGACGATGAGACGCGCTTCGACGTGGCGTCCGAGACCGCCAGACGCGTCATTCTCGAGGGCCTTCTGCCTCGCTGA
- a CDS encoding fasciclin domain-containing protein: protein MRNHLKILAAAAVVGLGLQSVRALAAEADLWSAIESRPELSSLAAAVEKAGLKETLQGDEPLTLLAPDNVAFEQLPSELEEMLKKPDSKETLAALLRHHIVEAALPTKSFAGETEVETLDGSKLTVTSIGDQLMVGEARIRKADIAASNGLIDVIDKVLVPEGLIVPASGAE, encoded by the coding sequence GTGCGCAATCATCTCAAGATTCTGGCCGCCGCTGCCGTTGTCGGCCTCGGGCTGCAAAGCGTGCGGGCGCTCGCTGCCGAGGCGGATCTGTGGAGTGCGATCGAAAGCCGGCCGGAGCTTTCTTCACTGGCCGCCGCTGTCGAGAAGGCCGGCCTCAAAGAAACGCTGCAGGGCGATGAGCCGCTCACCCTGCTCGCGCCTGACAATGTCGCCTTCGAGCAATTGCCGAGCGAGCTTGAAGAGATGCTGAAGAAGCCGGACAGCAAGGAGACGCTCGCCGCTCTCTTGCGCCACCATATCGTGGAGGCGGCGCTGCCGACGAAATCCTTCGCTGGCGAGACGGAGGTCGAAACGCTCGATGGTTCCAAACTGACCGTGACCTCGATCGGCGATCAGCTGATGGTCGGAGAGGCGCGCATCCGCAAGGCGGATATCGCGGCGAGCAACGGCCTGATCGACGTCATCGACAAAGTGCTCGTGCCGGAGGGCTTGATCGTGCCGGCAAGCGGCGCGGAATAG
- the preA gene encoding NAD-dependent dihydropyrimidine dehydrogenase subunit PreA, with protein sequence MVSLASNFLGIKSPNPFWLASAPPTDKEYNVVRAFREGWGGVVWKTLGEDPPIVNVNGPRYGAIHGPDRRLLGLNNIELITDRPLEVNLREIKQVKRDWPDRAVVVSLMVPCEESNWVNILRRVEETGADGIELNFGCPHGMSERGMGSAVGQVPEYIEMVARWCKANTRMPVIVKLTPNITDIRYPARAAQKGGADAVSLINTISSITGVDLDLFAPEPTIDGKGSHGGYCGPAVKPIALNMVAEIARDPETRNLPISGIGGITTWKDAAEFMALGAGNVQVCTAAMTYGFKIVREMVEGLERWMAEKGFETLDDFIGRAVPNVTDWQYLNLNYVTKARIDQELCIKCGRCHIACEDTSHQAITHMVDGKRHFEVIDAECVGCNLCVNVCPVENCITMEQIADYDPRTKKPIPAGYGNWTRHPNNPMAKPDADIEKIVPDAAE encoded by the coding sequence ATGGTCAGTCTCGCTTCGAACTTCCTCGGGATCAAATCGCCGAACCCGTTCTGGCTCGCCTCCGCGCCGCCGACGGACAAGGAGTACAACGTGGTCCGCGCCTTCCGCGAAGGCTGGGGCGGCGTGGTGTGGAAGACGCTCGGCGAGGATCCGCCGATCGTCAACGTCAACGGCCCGCGCTACGGCGCCATCCACGGGCCCGACCGGCGGCTTCTGGGCCTCAACAACATCGAACTGATCACCGACCGGCCGCTCGAAGTGAACCTGCGGGAAATCAAGCAGGTCAAGCGCGACTGGCCGGATCGCGCCGTCGTCGTCTCCCTCATGGTCCCCTGCGAGGAGAGTAACTGGGTCAACATCCTGCGCCGCGTCGAAGAAACCGGCGCCGACGGGATCGAGCTCAATTTCGGCTGCCCGCATGGCATGTCGGAGCGCGGCATGGGCTCAGCCGTCGGCCAGGTGCCGGAATACATCGAGATGGTCGCCCGCTGGTGCAAGGCGAACACCCGCATGCCCGTCATCGTCAAGCTGACGCCGAACATCACCGACATCCGCTACCCGGCGAGGGCGGCGCAGAAGGGTGGCGCCGACGCGGTCTCCCTGATCAACACCATCTCCTCCATCACCGGGGTCGATCTCGACCTCTTCGCGCCGGAACCGACCATTGACGGCAAGGGCTCGCATGGCGGCTATTGCGGCCCGGCGGTGAAGCCGATCGCCCTCAACATGGTGGCCGAGATCGCCCGCGACCCGGAAACCCGCAACCTGCCGATCTCCGGTATCGGCGGCATCACGACGTGGAAGGATGCGGCCGAGTTCATGGCGCTGGGCGCCGGCAACGTGCAGGTCTGCACCGCGGCGATGACCTACGGCTTCAAGATCGTCCGCGAGATGGTGGAAGGGCTGGAGCGCTGGATGGCCGAGAAGGGTTTTGAGACCCTCGACGACTTCATCGGCCGTGCCGTGCCCAACGTCACCGACTGGCAGTATCTCAACCTCAATTACGTGACCAAGGCGCGCATCGACCAGGAGCTCTGCATCAAATGCGGGCGTTGCCACATCGCCTGCGAGGACACCTCGCATCAGGCGATCACCCACATGGTCGACGGCAAGCGCCACTTCGAGGTGATCGACGCCGAATGCGTCGGCTGCAATCTCTGCGTCAATGTCTGCCCGGTCGAGAACTGCATCACCATGGAGCAGATCGCCGATTACGATCCCCGCACGAAAAAGCCGATCCCGGCCGGATACGGCAACTGGACGCGCCATCCGAACAACCCGATGGCGAAGCCCGACGCCGACATCGAGAAGATCGTCCCGGACGCGGCGGAGTAG
- a CDS encoding type III polyketide synthase, producing the protein MAEAYINRIATAVPKNDVHRYFLGFAAAQLKDHPRERAVFSRMADKGGIEHRYSCVAPAEDPEGIKVDADGIFLRGAFPGTAQRMDIYERCAPELAAGAVDELLAGGEREHVTHLIVTSCTGFSAPGIDLEIVARCGLSQSVERTLVGFMGCYAALNALKLARHIVRSEPQARVLVVNIELCTLHLKDTVDMEALLSFCLWGDGCAASLVSADPAGLRLDSFRTLLAADSRELMTWNVRDDGFDMVLSGRVPAVIHELLGRRQGEVLGNSMVDEIDLWAVHPGGRSVLDAVQRALALDAHALERSRAVLRDNGNMSSATVMFVLEKMLATAKAGERGCGMAFGPGLTAETMRFEAVGGVQ; encoded by the coding sequence TTGGCTGAAGCCTATATCAACCGCATCGCAACGGCGGTTCCGAAAAACGACGTGCATCGGTACTTTCTCGGCTTCGCCGCTGCGCAGTTGAAGGACCATCCGCGTGAGCGGGCTGTCTTCTCACGGATGGCGGACAAGGGCGGGATCGAGCACCGTTATTCCTGTGTCGCCCCGGCGGAGGATCCGGAAGGGATCAAGGTCGATGCGGATGGCATTTTCCTGCGCGGAGCCTTTCCTGGGACGGCACAGCGTATGGACATCTACGAACGCTGCGCACCAGAGCTTGCGGCTGGCGCAGTTGACGAGCTCCTTGCCGGCGGAGAGCGCGAGCATGTCACCCACTTGATCGTGACGAGCTGTACGGGCTTTTCCGCCCCCGGCATCGATCTTGAAATCGTGGCGCGCTGCGGTCTGTCTCAATCGGTCGAGCGCACGCTCGTCGGCTTCATGGGGTGTTATGCGGCGCTCAATGCGCTGAAACTCGCTCGCCATATCGTGCGCTCGGAGCCGCAGGCGCGGGTCCTGGTCGTCAATATCGAGCTCTGTACCCTGCACCTCAAAGACACCGTCGACATGGAGGCGCTTCTCTCTTTCTGTCTCTGGGGCGACGGCTGTGCCGCCTCGCTCGTCTCCGCCGATCCGGCGGGGCTTCGGCTCGACAGCTTCCGGACGCTCCTTGCCGCCGATAGCCGCGAATTGATGACCTGGAATGTCCGCGACGACGGCTTCGACATGGTGCTTTCGGGGCGCGTGCCTGCCGTCATTCATGAATTGCTCGGGCGGCGTCAGGGCGAGGTCTTGGGAAACAGCATGGTCGACGAGATCGACCTGTGGGCCGTGCATCCGGGCGGCCGTTCCGTGCTCGACGCCGTGCAGCGGGCGCTCGCTCTGGACGCGCATGCTCTCGAGCGCTCGCGGGCGGTTTTGCGCGACAATGGCAACATGTCGTCGGCGACCGTCATGTTCGTGCTGGAAAAGATGCTGGCGACGGCGAAGGCCGGCGAGCGGGGCTGCGGCATGGCCTTCGGCCCGGGACTGACGGCGGAGACGATGCGGTTTGAAGCCGTGGGAGGGGTGCAATGA
- the hydA gene encoding dihydropyrimidinase, whose amino-acid sequence MTKIIKGGTVVTADRTYKADVFIQHDKIVAVGPDLNHDADHVIDATGCYVMPGGIDPHTHMEMPFMGTHSTDDFDSGTAAALAGGTTMTVDFCLPAPNQGLIDALQQWYQKAGKARTDYSFHMAITWWDKQVFDEMPKVVEQGINTFKHFMAYKGSLMVNDDEMFASFSRCAEIGAMPLVHAENGDVVAFLQQKLLAEGNNGPEAHGFSRPPEVEGEAANRAIMIADQAGVPLYIVHVSCEQTHEAIRRARQKGMRVFGEPLIQHLLLDETEYLNDDWDYAARRVMSPPFRSKDHQNSLWAGLAAGSLQVVATDHCAFTTDQKRMGLEDFTKIPNGTGGIEERLPLLWTYGVRTGRLTMNEFVAATSTNIAKILNIYPRKGAIVEGADADIIIWDPEATKTITAASQKSAIDYTVFEGMPVHGLPRMTLSRGRVAYEEGEVKAGTGDGRFVERPANPPVAKALSTWKELTAPRRVERAGIPAGV is encoded by the coding sequence ATGACCAAGATCATCAAGGGTGGAACGGTCGTCACCGCTGACCGCACCTACAAGGCCGACGTCTTCATCCAGCACGACAAGATCGTGGCGGTCGGGCCGGACCTCAATCACGACGCCGATCATGTGATCGATGCGACCGGCTGCTACGTGATGCCGGGCGGCATCGACCCGCACACCCATATGGAAATGCCCTTCATGGGCACGCATTCCACCGACGATTTCGATTCCGGCACCGCCGCGGCGCTCGCCGGCGGCACCACGATGACGGTCGATTTCTGCCTGCCGGCGCCGAACCAGGGCCTCATCGATGCGCTCCAGCAATGGTACCAGAAGGCTGGAAAAGCGCGCACCGACTATTCCTTCCACATGGCCATCACCTGGTGGGACAAGCAGGTCTTCGACGAGATGCCGAAGGTCGTCGAGCAAGGCATCAACACCTTCAAGCATTTCATGGCCTATAAGGGCTCCTTGATGGTGAATGACGACGAGATGTTCGCCTCCTTCTCCCGCTGCGCGGAGATCGGGGCTATGCCGCTCGTCCATGCCGAAAACGGCGATGTCGTCGCCTTCCTGCAGCAGAAGCTTCTCGCCGAAGGCAACAACGGCCCGGAAGCGCACGGCTTTTCGCGCCCGCCGGAAGTCGAGGGTGAGGCCGCCAACCGCGCCATCATGATCGCCGACCAGGCGGGCGTGCCGCTTTATATCGTGCATGTCTCCTGCGAGCAGACGCATGAGGCGATCCGCCGGGCGCGCCAGAAGGGCATGCGCGTCTTCGGCGAGCCGCTCATCCAGCATCTCCTCCTCGACGAGACGGAGTATCTGAACGACGATTGGGACTATGCCGCGCGCCGGGTGATGTCGCCCCCCTTCCGCAGCAAGGACCATCAGAACTCGCTCTGGGCGGGGCTTGCCGCGGGTTCTCTCCAGGTCGTCGCCACCGACCATTGCGCCTTCACGACGGACCAGAAGCGCATGGGCCTCGAAGACTTCACCAAGATCCCGAACGGCACCGGCGGCATCGAGGAACGTCTGCCGCTCCTGTGGACCTATGGCGTCCGGACGGGGCGCCTGACGATGAACGAATTCGTCGCCGCCACCTCCACCAACATCGCCAAGATCCTCAACATCTATCCGCGGAAGGGCGCGATCGTCGAAGGCGCCGATGCCGACATCATCATCTGGGACCCCGAAGCGACGAAGACGATCACGGCAGCAAGCCAGAAATCGGCGATCGATTACACGGTCTTCGAAGGCATGCCCGTGCATGGCCTGCCGCGGATGACCCTGTCGCGCGGTCGCGTCGCCTATGAGGAGGGCGAGGTGAAGGCGGGCACCGGCGACGGCCGCTTCGTGGAGCGTCCGGCCAATCCGCCGGTTGCGAAAGCTCTGTCGACGTGGAAGGAGCTCACGGCGCCGCGCCGCGTGGAGCGCGCGGGCATTCCGGCAGGTGTTTGA